One region of Microcoleus sp. AS-A8 genomic DNA includes:
- a CDS encoding COP23 domain-containing protein codes for MTPKIDRLTAQVLAAALTLSGTVACSTQTVSNPGGEAAQAKTTSPEMVTTFECVSRDRGWATIAHRGNIVSKSPLITWNSLEFGSDYTPEKRCEIVSGKLTQAVAQNGGTLTGLNLTTGNVDDGQTVVCLVASGQSRCDRNNMLFTLNRENAKKPTHALSKITNFAQGKATNSTVDESRFPSLISLEMLVERSLPKDNGF; via the coding sequence ATGACTCCGAAAATAGATCGGTTAACGGCTCAGGTTTTAGCCGCCGCTTTGACTCTGTCTGGTACGGTAGCTTGTTCGACGCAGACAGTTTCTAACCCTGGTGGAGAGGCGGCTCAAGCGAAAACGACCAGTCCAGAAATGGTGACAACCTTTGAATGCGTGTCGAGAGATAGGGGGTGGGCGACAATTGCTCATAGAGGAAATATTGTTTCCAAATCTCCTTTGATTACCTGGAATTCGTTAGAGTTTGGCTCTGACTATACACCGGAGAAACGCTGCGAAATTGTATCCGGCAAACTAACACAGGCAGTGGCTCAAAATGGGGGTACATTGACAGGTTTGAATTTAACAACTGGCAATGTAGATGATGGTCAAACAGTTGTTTGTCTGGTCGCGTCAGGGCAAAGCCGTTGTGACCGGAACAACATGCTGTTTACCCTAAATAGGGAGAATGCCAAAAAGCCCACTCATGCGCTGAGCAAGATCACCAATTTTGCTCAGGGTAAAGCCACAAATAGCACAGTGGACGAAAGTCGTTTTCCCTCTCTAATTTCTTTGGAAATGTTAGTGGAGCGCTCGTTACCAAAGGATAACGGTTTCTAG